The Kitasatospora setae KM-6054 genome contains a region encoding:
- the cas2e gene encoding type I-E CRISPR-associated endoribonuclease Cas2e has product MTVIVLIAAPEGLRGHLTRWMVEVHAGVFVGNPSRRIRDRLWDLLATRIGTGQAILVEPATNEQGWTVRTAGTDRWKPVDFDGLILSARPTR; this is encoded by the coding sequence ATGACCGTCATCGTCCTGATCGCCGCCCCCGAAGGCCTACGCGGCCACCTCACCCGCTGGATGGTCGAAGTCCACGCCGGCGTCTTCGTCGGCAACCCCAGCCGCCGCATCCGCGACCGCCTCTGGGACCTCCTCGCCACCCGCATCGGCACCGGCCAAGCCATCCTCGTCGAACCCGCCACCAACGAACAAGGCTGGACCGTCCGCACCGCCGGCACGGACCGCTGGAAGCCCGTCGACTTCGACGGACTGATTCTCTCCGCCCGCCCGACCCGATAA
- the cas1e gene encoding type I-E CRISPR-associated endonuclease Cas1e, which produces MADIWWKAHPHDLHRLSDRVSSVYVERSHIDRDENAVVVINKRETVRIPAAMVAVVLLGPGTRITHGAVNLLADSGTTVCWVGEQGVRMYAAGLGPSRGAGLLNRQAWLVSRTKERLAVARAMYRMRFPGEDVDTATMQQLRGREGARIRKLYQAHARRTGVPWNGRVYQPGDAHAAGDDLNRLLSAANAALYGICHAVITGLGASPGLGFVHTGLATSFVLDIADLYKADYTIPLAFDLTARGHTEERDARLGLRDRIAEDRLLGRIVRDVKALLTPDGIDLDDQDVNQLWDEKVGTVQGGVNWSAESAGSVLRAIDPGMGDENEHLAIIGPEFDNDPKQPPR; this is translated from the coding sequence ATGGCCGACATCTGGTGGAAAGCCCACCCCCACGACCTGCACCGCCTCTCCGACCGCGTCTCCAGCGTCTACGTCGAACGCAGCCACATCGACCGCGACGAGAACGCCGTCGTCGTCATCAACAAGCGCGAAACCGTCCGCATCCCGGCCGCCATGGTCGCCGTCGTCCTCCTCGGCCCCGGCACCCGGATCACCCACGGCGCGGTCAACCTGCTCGCCGACTCCGGCACCACCGTGTGCTGGGTCGGCGAGCAGGGCGTCCGCATGTACGCGGCCGGACTCGGCCCCAGCCGCGGGGCCGGCCTGCTGAACCGGCAGGCCTGGCTGGTCAGCCGCACCAAGGAACGCCTCGCCGTCGCCCGCGCCATGTACCGCATGCGCTTCCCCGGCGAGGACGTCGACACCGCCACCATGCAGCAACTGCGCGGCCGCGAAGGAGCGAGGATCCGCAAGCTCTACCAGGCACACGCACGTCGTACCGGCGTCCCCTGGAACGGACGCGTCTACCAACCGGGAGACGCCCACGCCGCCGGCGACGACCTCAACCGGCTCCTCTCCGCCGCCAACGCCGCGCTCTACGGCATCTGCCACGCCGTCATCACCGGCCTCGGCGCCAGCCCCGGCCTCGGCTTCGTCCACACCGGCCTCGCCACGTCCTTCGTCCTCGACATCGCCGACCTCTACAAAGCCGACTACACCATCCCCCTCGCCTTCGACCTCACCGCCCGCGGCCACACCGAAGAACGCGACGCCCGCCTCGGCCTGCGCGACCGCATCGCAGAAGACCGCCTCCTCGGCCGGATCGTCCGGGACGTCAAAGCCCTCCTCACCCCGGACGGCATCGACCTGGACGACCAGGACGTCAACCAGTTGTGGGACGAGAAGGTCGGCACGGTCCAAGGCGGCGTCAACTGGTCAGCGGAGAGCGCTGGTTCCGTCCTCCGCGCCATCGATCCCGGCATGGGGGACGAGAACGAACACCTGGCGATCATCGGCCCCGAATTCGACAACGACCCGAAGCAGCCCCCGCGATGA